A genomic window from Silene latifolia isolate original U9 population chromosome Y, ASM4854445v1, whole genome shotgun sequence includes:
- the LOC141631414 gene encoding uncharacterized protein LOC141631414, with translation MKANYLTHDSIWSIPFKDYHSESLKSTITVRDAILCQAQSVGAATHLLHSWTLNGKFSIAKAYHWFRQAKPILVWAPALHHQFIIPSHRVLTTLALQPKLATLDNLTRKGIYIVNRCILCKSSLETYDHLFSTCSFTQKIWHGIHTWLALTDRSVNPVAELHWCTTRKRSRHWKNGWLKSSIAATSYQIWHERNSRIFQGLEHTEAQLLHLIRVNVCTRILHRVPSAVYEQAIQRLNFS, from the coding sequence ATGAAAGCTAATTATTTAACTCATGACTCAATCTGGAGCATCCCGTTCAAAGATTACCACTCTGAAAGTCTTAAGAGCACTATTACTGTTAGAGATGCTATTCTCTGCCAGGCTCAGTCTGTTGGTGCTGCAACACACTTGCTCCACTCTTGGACCCTGAATGGCAAATTCAGCATTGCCAAAGCATACCACTGGTTTAGACAAGCCAAACCTATCCTTGTATGGGCACCAGCTCTTCATCACCAGTTCATCATTCCTAGCCATAGGGTGCTCACCACACTAGCTTTGCAGCCCAAGCTTGCTACGCTAGACAATCTTACTCGCAAGGGTATCTATATAGTAAATAGGTGTATTCTATGTAAAAGTTCCCTTGAGACTTATGACCATCTCTTCTCTACTTGCTCCTTTACTCAAAAAATCTGGCACGGCATCCATACTTGGCTTGCTTTGACGGACAGATCTGTAAATCCCGTTGCTGAACTCCATTGGTGTACTACTAGGAAACGTTCTCGGCATTGGAAAAATGGATGGCTTAAAAGCAGCATAGCAGCTACTTCTTATCAGATTTGGCATGAAAGAAATTCCCGCATCTTCCAGGGATTGGAACATACTGAAGCTCAGCTGTTGCATCTTATTAGAGTCAATGTCTGTACTCGTATTTTGCATAGAGTTCCTAGTGCCGTTTATGAACAGGCTATTCAAAGGCTAAACTTTTCTTAG
- the LOC141631416 gene encoding uncharacterized protein LOC141631416, which yields MLFTKGDVPSVAAVLRTLTSFCDWSGLLANPDKTYIYFGGVANDVKHQILLLTGFSEGTFAFIYLGVPLHSSRNSFDTYGTLIHKIQTHLHHWTTKFFSFAGRAQLLNSVIFGLTNFWCATVLLPKKIVKIINKLCKDFFWNQEDGHRKLVFKSWSDIYSPWNEGGIDIKELLS from the coding sequence ATGCTTTTTACTAAAGGGGATGTACCATCTGTAGCTGCTGTTCTGCGCACTCTCACTTCATTCTGTGACTGGTCGGGGCTATTAGCTAACCCTGACAAGACATATATCTACTTTGGAGGAGTGGCTAATGATGTTAAGCACCAAATTCTTCTACTTACTGGCTTCTCTGAGGGTACCTTCGCATTTATATACCTAGGAGTTCCCTTGCATAGTTCCAGGAATTCTTTTGATACTTATGGAACTTTGATTCATAAAATCCAGACGCACCTGCACCACTGGACTACAAAATTCTTCTCTTTTGCTGGAAGAGCACAGCTCCTTAATTCTGTTATTTTTGGGCTCACTAACTTCTGGTGTGCTACTGTTCTTTTGcctaaaaaaattgttaaaatcaTCAACAAGCTCTGCAAAGATTTTTTCTGGAATCAAGAGGATGGACATAGGAAACTTGTATTCAAAAGCTGGTCTGACATCTATTCTCCTTGGAATGAAGGGGGTATTGACATCAAGGAACTACTCTCTTGA